Below is a window of Gemmatimonadaceae bacterium DNA.
CATCCACCCCGACGAGTGCATCGACTGCGGAGCGTGCGAGCCCGAGTGCCCGGTGACCGCGATTTTCCCGGAAGAGGACGTGCCCGCGAACATGAAACAGTTCGTGCAGATCAATCGCGACGTCTTCAAGAGTGAAAACCCGCCCGGGCGACCGAACCGATAGCGAACTACAACTATTCAGTTGTAGTTAGCCGACGAAGCGATCCTTCACAACGAACGCCAGAACAAGCACGAGATACACAAGGAAAGTGCTGATCTCACTCCTGAACGCCTCGCGCCAGTTCAGCTCCCCGGGCACCGGCTCCTCCGGCCGACTCGGCACCCACCTCGGCGTCTTCAGCCTGTACTCCAGGTACGCTCGGCCGAACGTCGTCTCCAGCACACCTTCCTCGTACCGCACGATCAGGCTGTACTCGGCCGCAAAGAGAAGCATCGCTAACGGCAGAAACCAGAGCACCCCCGAGAGAACGACAAATCCTACCCACACCAGAAAATTCCCGTTGTAGAGAGGATTGCGGCTCCACGCGAACGGCCCGTGCGTGACGAGTCGCTGCACGTTGCGCGAGCGGCGGCGCGTCGTCGTTCCCGCTGCGGCGACACCCGCCAAGCGGAATGCTTCGCCCGCAACAATCAGAATTCCGCCGATGATCCAGCGATTGGGCGACGGGGTGCCCGGGGCGAGCAGAGGAATCCCGAGAAAAACCAGCGGAAGCCACCCGCGATTCCGGAACAGCCAGCCGCCGAGCCGCGCGGGAAGCGTGGCCTCGAGGTCGCTTACCTCCTCGACAGCGGTGCGCTCGAGGTTGGCCATCAATCCCAGGGCAGGAAGATCGACCGCCAATGTTCCGGAACGCGAGCGGGTCGCCCATCGGAACCCAGCGTCACGTAAACGACGGTCGCTTCGCAGATGAGCTCGTCGCGCTGGTTGTGCGCGGTCTGCTTCACGGTGAAGCTCGTATTGCCAATCGAGACAAGTCCGGTGCGAGTACGGAATTCGTCACCCGGCCGCGCGCTGCCGCTGTACGACGCGTCGATGTGCCGCACGACTGCAGTGAGCGAGCGCGTCACGTAATCCTCGAACGTCATGTGCTTCTCGAGCGCCGCCCATCGCGCACGCTCCAGAAGCATCAGCATGTAAGCGTGATTGACATGCCCCGCGCTGTCGCAGTCGCTCGGATAGATGTGGATCGTCAGCTCGTCAGCCATTTCCAGTTGCTGGTTTGCCGGTCGGTTTCAATCAGTGAGGCAGCGAGCGTCGAAGGTTAACCAGAACAGCGTCGGCCCTTTTTTCATCCGTGCAAGATCGAGCGCAGCGACGAACGCTTTTGCACTGTACGTGGCGTCGAGCTTGATGCCGGACACCCGCTCGAGCAGATCCGCCGCCGCCGTTCCTGCCGCAAGCGGTCGCCCGTACGCGCCTCCGTAAACGCGGTGAGTGATGTGCATGTTGTTCGGCATCGGCACAGTCTCTCCGGTTATCCCCGAGATCAGCCGCGCGACGTCGCGCGCCGTGCGCCGCACCTTCGGAAGATTCACGAATATCCTCGGGCCAACGCGCGCACCGACCACCGGAATGTCCAGTCCCGCGATCGCGAGGCCGAGTGCAATGCCCGCCATCGTTCCGCCAGTGCCTACCGGCAACACGATATTCGCCGGCGTGGGGAGATCGCCCTGTTTCAGCTGCGCTGCGAGCTCGAGACCCGCATTCACGTGACCGAGCGCGCCAAGCGGCGAAGTTCCGCCGACGGGAATGAAGTGCACGTTGCGCGTGAGTCGCACGTATCCGCACCGCACGATCGCCCCGATTGGCGTAGCACCGACTCTCGTCTCTGTCAGCTCGCGCGCCAGCTTATCCGAGATTGTATCGGCCATCGAGTTCATGTCGTGCCGCCATCTCATCGCCATCGTCTCGGCGCCGATTCTTCGCGCGTGAATCGCCGTACAGAGGACGTGTGTCGACCCCGCTCCGCCCAGGGTCAGGACCGTGTCTCCCGGCCTTACCTCGCCGAGGAGAAACTCGAGTCCGCGAACTTTGTTGCCGCCGAGCACGGGAGCATTGAAGTCGTCGCGCTTGACCCAGAGTTGCGTCGCGTCGGGAATTCCCTCGATCTCGTGCACCGGAGAGGGTGGCGTGCACAGCGATACCCGGGGCAGCGCTCGAAGGGCGGGGAAGCGCCGGTAGAGCGGGATGTCGTCGCCAAGCGAATGCGTCCCTGTGACAATTTCGTCGGTCTGCACGCTTTCAGTCCGTCTGCACGCCTCTAATGGTATTCGCTAGATTGGCTGAATGAAGGCGACGGACACCGAATCGCTCCTGTATCTCGACACTCCGCAGCAGGTCGAGCTCTTTCTCGACGACATTTCCGGAGTGCGCGAAATCGCGCTCGACACCGAGGGAGCGAGCTTCCATCGGTTCATCGATCGAATTTACCTCCTCCAGATCACAACGCGAGAACGGAGCGCGGTAATCGACCCGATCCCCATCGGCGCCCCCGCCAGGCTGGGCGAGATGCTCGAGGACCCGGCCGTCGAGGTCGTCTTTCATGACGCCGATTATGACCTGCGACTTCTGCACCAGGATTATGGCTGGCACGTAAGGAACATCTTCGACACGCGGATTGCCGCCCAGCTCCTCGGCATCAAATCGTTCGGGCTGGCGGCGCTGCTCGAGGATTTTTTCGGCGTGAAGCTCGAAAAGAAGCACCAGCGTGCCGACTGGTCGCTGCGGCCTCTCACGCAGGGGATGCTGGATTACGCGGCGCAGGACACGCGGCACCTCCTCGACCTGCGCGACGAGCTGCTATCCCGACTCGAGAAGCTCGGCCGGCTGGAGTGGGCGAGGGAGGAGTTCGAGCGGCTCGAGGGAACGAAATGGGACCCCGAAGACAACGGCCAGAGTTTCTTGAGGATCAAGGGCGCGCGCGATCTGACGCGGCGCGAGCTCGCGCTGCTCCGGGAGCTGGTGCCGTGGCGCGACAGTGTCGCGCGCGAGCTCGACCGCGCGACGTTCAGGGTGATGGGAAACGAAGTGCTGCTCGACATTGCGCGCACGGCGCCGCGCGACGCGAAGCAGCTCGCGGGTCTCAAGGGAATGCCGCGCGGAATTCTCGAGCGCGGCGGCGCGGCGATTCTCTCCGCGGTGAAGCGCGGGTTGGAAGTAGCGGAGGAGCATTTGCCGAAGTTTCCGCGCGCGGCGAAGTGGGAGCGCGAGGAGGATTTCGAGGCGAAGGTCACGAAACTCAAGACCGTTCGTGACGCGGCGGCAACGCGGCTGCTTCTCGACCCGGGAGTCTTATGCTCGCGTGAGCGACTGGAGGCGATAGTCCGCGCGAAGCCCGAGAAGGTGAAGGATTTAGAGGACGTTCCCGGGTTGAGACGCTGGCAGATCGCGGAGATGGGGGAGGAATTCGTCTCGGCGCTGAAGCAAACCAGAAGCCTCTAAGAGCCAAAGACTAAAACCAAAAGACTAAAACCCGAGGTACGCCCTCACTCTCGGCTCCATTTTCTCGGGCGTCCAGAACGGAGTCCACACCAGATTAATGTCGGCGGACTCCACTCCCGGAAGACTTTCGATCTCGCGCTGAGCGTCGCCCATGATCTCGGGGCCGGAGGGGCAGCCCGGCGAGGTCAGAGTCATGTCGACTTTGACCTTCGGCCCTTCAACCGCGATCGAATAGACAAGGCCGATGTCCATGATGTTCAGGTCGAGCTCGGGGTCCTTCACCCGGCGAAGGGCGAGCTTCACCTGATCCTCACTGACGACGGGAGCGGTAGGAACTGGCTGATCGGACATACCTTAAGATAGCGGCCCCTGCGCGTGGCGTGGTCCATCAGATCTACAGAGAGAATCACGGGTGAGAGCGTCCAGGAATCCAGGCCGCGAGGCCGCAGGTGAGGTTTCAGGGATCTCTCGCACCTCGCCTGACCCCTTCAAGCCTCGGCTCCTGTTGCCGGGCACCCGTGTTTCTCTTTGTAGAACCTTGGCTTTGCCGGCCGGCGCTACTTCCGCTTCGACCTGGCCGAGGTTTTCTTCGCGACCGCGCTCTTGTTCGAAGAGCGCTTGGCCGAGCTGGCAGCCTTCTTCTTCTTGAGCGCCGCGGCCCGCGCTTTCGCGCTCCGGCTCTTCGCCGACTTCGACGACGCCGCGCGGCGGCTCGCCAGCGCGCAGCTCACACGCGCACGCTTGCGGCTCGCGCGAGTCGACTTCCCTCGGCGGGACTTGAGCGCCGAGCACCGCACCGGCCTGACCACCGTGTTCCAGCCTATCTCGCGGTCGCTGCGGAACGCGCTGGGCATCGCGAGCAACGGCGTCGGCCCGTCCACAACCGCCAGCACCGCTGCGTCAGACAGGTCGGCACGCACGTCCATGATGATCTTTCCGGGATGGCGCGCCTTTGCGGCGTGAACGCGATTCGTCAGGAGGATGACGAACATCTCGCGGTCGGGATCGATCCAGATCGACGTCCCCGTGAACCCCGTGTGTCCGTATGCGCGCTGCGTGAGATATTGTCCCGAGCCGTCTTCGCCATCGGCCGTGTCCCAGCCGAGTGCGCGATGTCCGGCCGTGCGACGCGTAAACAGTGCGACTGTCGGCTCCGACAGAATGTGAACTCCGTCGTATGTGCCGCCGCTCAACATCATCTGCGCGAAGATCGAAAGATCAGCCGCGGTGCTGAACAGTCCCGCGTGACCTGCGATCCCGCCGAGCGCATAAGCGTTCTCGTCGTGCACTTCGCCCTTCAGCGGATATCCGCGCGGCGGAGTCACTTCGGTGGGCGCAATGCGATAGCGCACTGAATCGGCGGGACGGTAGAACGTGTCGCGCATCCCGAGCGGGCCGAAGACGCGCCGCTCGAGGAAGTGATCGAGCCGCTCGCCCGAGACTTTCTCGACGATCA
It encodes the following:
- a CDS encoding ferredoxin family protein; the protein is MPYVITEACVNTKDRACVDVCPVDCIYEGPEQLYIHPDECIDCGACEPECPVTAIFPEEDVPANMKQFVQINRDVFKSENPPGRPNR
- a CDS encoding isoprenylcysteine carboxylmethyltransferase family protein, with amino-acid sequence MAVDLPALGLMANLERTAVEEVSDLEATLPARLGGWLFRNRGWLPLVFLGIPLLAPGTPSPNRWIIGGILIVAGEAFRLAGVAAAGTTTRRRSRNVQRLVTHGPFAWSRNPLYNGNFLVWVGFVVLSGVLWFLPLAMLLFAAEYSLIVRYEEGVLETTFGRAYLEYRLKTPRWVPSRPEEPVPGELNWREAFRSEISTFLVYLVLVLAFVVKDRFVG
- a CDS encoding thioesterase family protein → MADELTIHIYPSDCDSAGHVNHAYMLMLLERARWAALEKHMTFEDYVTRSLTAVVRHIDASYSGSARPGDEFRTRTGLVSIGNTSFTVKQTAHNQRDELICEATVVYVTLGSDGRPARVPEHWRSIFLPWD
- a CDS encoding pyridoxal-phosphate dependent enzyme, translated to MQTDEIVTGTHSLGDDIPLYRRFPALRALPRVSLCTPPSPVHEIEGIPDATQLWVKRDDFNAPVLGGNKVRGLEFLLGEVRPGDTVLTLGGAGSTHVLCTAIHARRIGAETMAMRWRHDMNSMADTISDKLARELTETRVGATPIGAIVRCGYVRLTRNVHFIPVGGTSPLGALGHVNAGLELAAQLKQGDLPTPANIVLPVGTGGTMAGIALGLAIAGLDIPVVGARVGPRIFVNLPKVRRTARDVARLISGITGETVPMPNNMHITHRVYGGAYGRPLAAGTAAADLLERVSGIKLDATYSAKAFVAALDLARMKKGPTLFWLTFDARCLTD
- a CDS encoding HRDC domain-containing protein, giving the protein MKATDTESLLYLDTPQQVELFLDDISGVREIALDTEGASFHRFIDRIYLLQITTRERSAVIDPIPIGAPARLGEMLEDPAVEVVFHDADYDLRLLHQDYGWHVRNIFDTRIAAQLLGIKSFGLAALLEDFFGVKLEKKHQRADWSLRPLTQGMLDYAAQDTRHLLDLRDELLSRLEKLGRLEWAREEFERLEGTKWDPEDNGQSFLRIKGARDLTRRELALLRELVPWRDSVARELDRATFRVMGNEVLLDIARTAPRDAKQLAGLKGMPRGILERGGAAILSAVKRGLEVAEEHLPKFPRAAKWEREEDFEAKVTKLKTVRDAAATRLLLDPGVLCSRERLEAIVRAKPEKVKDLEDVPGLRRWQIAEMGEEFVSALKQTRSL
- a CDS encoding metal-sulfur cluster assembly factor; protein product: MSDQPVPTAPVVSEDQVKLALRRVKDPELDLNIMDIGLVYSIAVEGPKVKVDMTLTSPGCPSGPEIMGDAQREIESLPGVESADINLVWTPFWTPEKMEPRVRAYLGF
- a CDS encoding serine hydrolase; this encodes MLRVIVTVLTLVGKEGLPVKAPDAVGMSSSRLEAIDRVVQRGISAGGYPGASVVVGRKGATVWEKGFGKLSWSPVSSNVDADKTIYDIASLSKVVGTTTAIMILHDEKKVDLDAPVFRYLPAFSGGIKDQVTVRELLTHRSGLPAGRDLWRVAHSPQMARDMVLATELKHVPGTAYVYSDLGADVLGMIVEKVSGERLDHFLERRVFGPLGMRDTFYRPADSVRYRIAPTEVTPPRGYPLKGEVHDENAYALGGIAGHAGLFSTAADLSIFAQMMLSGGTYDGVHILSEPTVALFTRRTAGHRALGWDTADGEDGSGQYLTQRAYGHTGFTGTSIWIDPDREMFVILLTNRVHAAKARHPGKIIMDVRADLSDAAVLAVVDGPTPLLAMPSAFRSDREIGWNTVVRPVRCSALKSRRGKSTRASRKRARVSCALASRRAASSKSAKSRSAKARAAALKKKKAASSAKRSSNKSAVAKKTSARSKRK